In Primulina huaijiensis isolate GDHJ02 unplaced genomic scaffold, ASM1229523v2 scaffold23605, whole genome shotgun sequence, the sequence AAGCATAGCTTGAAAATAGCTCTCGACTCCCAAGAATTCTCATCCCCACTCTCTCCACTTTCTTTGCTTTTGTTTAGTCCCTAAGACTCCAGTGCTCCTTTTCAATTCTTCTTCAACATTCTGCAAGACTATCCAAGATCCAAAACCGAGTTTTTCTTCTGTAAATTCTTCCATGGCAGATGCAGTTTCTCAAACTTTGAAATCCAAAAAAATAGTCCAAGAAATCTCTTCGAATCATGCTAGCACGAGTAAGTTTTTCAACCATTTTCTGTACAAAGCTGGCAttgttgtaattttctttgttttacttCCATTCTTTCCTTCACTAGCTCCTGAATACGTTAACCAAACCATAAATGCTAGAAGTTGGGAGCTTCTGCAACTAATTTTTGTGGGTATAGCTGTTTCTTATGGAttatttagcaagaaaaatGACGGGACGGAGAAAGATAACACCTTGAACATTGACAATGCGCACTCTTATGTGTCTAAGTTGCTTCAAGTTTCATCTGTTTTTGATGATGAAGCTGAAAACCAAACTGTAATCGATGAAAATAAGGTTGAAACATGGAATTCTCAATACTTGAGAGGAGAACCCGTTGTGTTAGTGGCTAAAGAAAGCTCTGGTGTTACAGAGGAGAACGGTTCCCGTCCAGGAATAAGCCAAAAGCCTTTGTTGTTACCTGTTAGGAGCTTGAAACAGCGGGTTTTGGATCCTAAAGAGGGGGAATTGGTAGATGATTTAAGTGGGAAAAAGGGTTCATTTAATCGGACAAGTTCAAAGAGATTCATCACCAATTCAAGGGAATCAAGAGATGGGGACTTTGAAGGGTCGAAGTCTGAAATTTTGGAGGGCAAAAAGGAGGAAGATGCCGTTTTCAGTTCGCCAACATCAAGAATTTCAAGAAATGGGAATTCAGAAGGGCTGAGATCTGAAAATTTGGAGGGGAAAATGGAGGAAAACGTAGTCTTTCGCTCGCCAATTCCATGGAGATCGAGGTCGGGAAGGATGGAGACGAAGGAAAGTGAGGATGACGACTCAGAGTGGAAACTGCTAGAATCTAGATCATTTAAGTCATTGATGCCTAATCCATCATCAAAAAAGTTATCTCCTTTGCCATCTTTTTCGTCCGAATCCCATGCGAAAAATGGTGAAGATGTTTcaaggaaaaagaatttctcCTCACCTCCACCTGCACCTCCACCATCATCTATCCCAAAATCAGTATCGAATAATTTGAATTCAAGCATATTTATAGATGAAAAAATTTCTTCTGAGAAGGTCATGAGGCGAAGCGTGAGAAGTGTTCCTCTAGAGAAATCGGGTGAGAGTGTATATGAGCAACAGTCAAGAAGAACGAATCCCAGCCCCGAGTTATCGGCTAAGTCTGTTCTAACATTTAGAACCAATGAAAACTTGGCCAATCATGTGAAGTTCCCGAAAAATGAGAAGTACGAGCTcgatgaaaaagtattaatacagCCCACAGATGAAGAGTCGGAGGTAGAAACTGAAGATGACCGCTTTGAAGGGAGTTCAGACAATGAAGAAACTGCAGTTGATGATACTGTTAGTGATGTAGGACCTGATGTGGACAAGAAAGCCGATGAATTCATAGCGAAGTTCCGCGAGCAGATCAGATTACAGAGAATAGAATCGATCAGAAAATTGACCATACAGCATGCTGGAGCTGGAAAGGCCTGAGGTGCTGAAAGATTCTGGTTGCTTGGCATCAGACATTActgtatacattttcttttttgaattcTCATTCTGCTCGGGTTGTGATTCTCATCCTTTATTATAAGCGATCGTTATTCTCATAAATTTGGCCGATACTTGAATCAGGTAAAACCAGATCAAAGCTTGCAGAACATGGTTATTACACTCCCTGAATTCTTATTGTGTAGAAGTTAACATGTTCCTTTCACGCACATTGCATCAATTTATCGATGTTGCttgtttaatttgaaaaccatAGCGACACGCTTTGGATCGGGTGTATTTTCCAAAATTCGAAATGATTTCCAAAAACACCAAAGTCTTGCGATAAGTAAAACTTACCAAAACAAACTTTGTTTCATAAAATAGCGAAAGCTAATGAAATGATAAAGTGGTCTTAGATCAATACTTCTTTACGAACGCAAATATTATACCCATCAATTGCTAAACCAGAAACAAATATGGGAACTCAGGAAAAGATGCTgcacaaatatattatatttacatGACAGAATCACATTTATATGCATATATTCTGTAGTAAAAGGTTTTCTTTACTCAGCTTGACAGTCAGAGTCCCAGTCCTTTACGATGTTGAAGTACAATGAGGATAATTTTCCATCAAACTTAGAGAATAATCGATGTACAGATAATCCACAATATCGCTTCTCAAGCCGTGCAGTGCAAATGTCAATGATTTTCTTGAACATGCTGTCCTCTTGGATCAATGGTTGATTCACAAAATCCTCGAGAGGCATCCACTACGCCATGACAAACACGTAAATTAAGTTAAAATGATTTTTCGACCAATTATTTATTCAATGGTTACTCAAAACAATCCTCCCTTCAGATTCCTGTTTCATGCATGTCTTATTTGATATCTAAATCATTTTACAAGTCGAAGGGCAAAACGGCCAGGTAATTTAGTGTTGACATTAATTCAGAAGAGAATAATGTTCTCCGTATTCACGAAAAATGATGCTTACCTTGGCCTCTTGGATTTCATGATCGTGAACTCTGATTGCCGTTGACAGTGGTCTCAACATGCAAACGAAGAACAGATCTGATTTCTCGAAAGAAACATTATGAGCATGCCTGGTGTGAAATACATGAAAGGTTGATTATGAAATTGAAAAATTCTTGAATGCTGCACTATACACTTGAACACATGCAGCAGTTAGTTTTTTAATTACCTGAAAGCTACAACTTCCACAAATTCAGTATCAATCTGGCACGACAACgaaaatcatatcatatttcaCATCTAAGCACGGTATGGTGTAGAGAAATTGAATGATCACGGAGAAATTAACTAATAATAAGTATTCTTACGTACCCCAGTTTCCTCTTTTACTTCTCTTACAGCTCCCAAATGGATTTCCTCCGACTGACAAAAATTATAAGATTATTACAAACGGGGGATATAAGCGCCTGGACAGATAATCACTTGAGACTCCAGAGGAATAAAACATACTTCGAGAATGAAACCAGTAGGTATTTTCCATAGACCGTGAAGTGTGGGAGGACAATGTGTTTCTTGCACTACTAGCACCTGTTTGACAGAAAAACGAAATATAATTTcggtttaattttttattcataagACATAGGCCTTGTACGAGTATTTTCAGGCCAACATCGTAACTAAGTGAATGTTAGAACCATGCCAACCCCAACAATGAGGGGTATGGGAATATAGTGCATGGATCCACATATTGGATCTTTGTAAAGCAATGAAAAATAACCTCATCTTT encodes:
- the LOC140967079 gene encoding uncharacterized protein, coding for MDVSVLLKIIFFVTLLTQTPYAEINNCEPSNCSLNSSEIRYPFQIQGFHPPHCGLPGFKLFCEQEKTITNFPNYGDLVVKSIFYDTKTINLIDPKNCVHEVFLNLNLSQTPFRYYHILKQYKYINCSSKIPSPLVQFIPCLSTDSTHDNYVYTVELSFPVPVYCKTMKIVGIPFSYSPYLSDNNFGLGLTWDSTGEDEKIKPWRMQTHFKEENGSRPGISQKPLLLPVRSLKQRVLDPKEGELVDDLSGKKGSFNRTSSKRFITNSRESRDGDFEGSKSEILEGKKEEDAVFSSPTSRISRNGNSEGLRSENLEGKMEENVVFRSPIPWRSRSGRMETKESEDDDSEWKLLESRSFKSLMPNPSSKKLSPLPSFSSESHAKNGEDVSRKKNFSSPPPAPPPSSIPKSVSNNLNSSIFIDEKISSEKVMRRSVRSVPLEKSGESVYEQQSRRTNPSPELSAKSVLTFRTNENLANHVKFPKNEKYELDEKVLIQPTDEESEVETEDDRFEGSSDNEETAVDDTVSDVGPDVDKKADEFIAKFREQIRLQRIESIRKLTIQHAGAGKA